From the genome of Triticum aestivum cultivar Chinese Spring chromosome 3B, IWGSC CS RefSeq v2.1, whole genome shotgun sequence, one region includes:
- the LOC123068110 gene encoding AP3-complex subunit beta-A-like, translated as MDGRQLLVTAETWYSYSCVVRQNRIVRWYSILIICYWGSGGAKILLVIIRLVRCLDTIMEPAARSLIIWIFGEYSSTGNLIPKIAPVVLKYLAWSFAAEVLETKLQILNASAKVIIHSAQEQLEEFKMIVAYVIQLAACDMNYDVRDRARFLSGLLPCCATENDPSCRSQNVDVIKELADHIFGGKIPPASNSDSNYRIYLLGSLSQVVLHAAPGYAPLPKPQSMILIHKTVEPIRGVADSSEGTNSDAESGSSRDGSGSVYDSESEAGSDSIDDCHNLHRQEENQEAPLIHMYDGNVDQAYAGRAVDENLASLISTDLTELMSKSALESWLDEAPAAPLVVQDSVQTSCARVSFTTRSFERKPKLHRLLDPSASDALSVLYAFSSEVSPKSHLLVCVDLFVENVTTEQLADITIKSEEASGSKGGMDQTSEGSANIPTLVPVEEIQSLAPEQTAKMLLQVHFHHHLLPLKLSVLCNGKRHPAKLHPDIAYFVRPLPMDLNAFLCKENQLRGMFEYARRCTFKDHLQKHEQTEESTDHNTDKNLLVAQTLASKVLSNANVHLVSMDMPVTFSIDDASGLCWRFSSEILSTSNPCLITIVADGHTSEPLDLTVKVNSEDTAFGLNLMNRIVAIIE; from the exons ATGGATGGAAGGCAGCTTCTTGTCACTGCAGAGACATGGTACAGCTATTCGTGCGTGGTCCGACAGAATAGGATTGTTAGATGGTATTCAATATTGATTATATGTTACTGGGGCTCTGGTGGGGCTAAAATTCTATTG GTGATTATCCGCTTGGTTCGTTGTCTGGATACAATTATGGAGCCTGCCGCACGGTCCTTGATTATTTGGATATTTGGTGAGTATAGCTCTACTGGAAATCTCATCCCAAAGATAGCTCCAGTTGTTCTTAAGTATCTGGCATGGTCCTTCGCTGCCGAAGTGCTGGAGACAAAGCTTCAGATCCTAAATGCTTCTGCAAAG GTTATCATACATTCTGCACAAGAACAGCTAGAAGAATTCAAAATGATAGTGGCATATGTCATTCAGTTGGCTGCATGTGACATGAATTATGATGTCCGTGACCGTGCACGTTTCTTGTCAGGACTTCTACCATGCTGTGCTACTGAAAATGACCCCTCATGTCGATCACAGAATGTAGATGTTATTAAAGAGCTAGCTGATCATATCTTTGGTGGGAAGATACCTCCTGCATCTAATTCAGACAGCAACTACCGGATTTATCTTCTGGGTTCCCTGTCACAAGTTGTTCTTCATGCAGCGCCTGGCTATGCACCACTTCCGAAGCCTCAAAGTATGATCTTAATTCATAAGACCGTAGAACCAATCAGAGGTGTAGCTGATTCCTCCGAAGGTACTAATTCTGATGCTGAATCTGGATCTTCAAGGGATGGGAGTGGCTCTGTGTATGATTCAGAAAGTGAAGCTGGTAGTGATTCGATCGATGATTGCCATAACCTTCATCGTCAAGAGGAGAACCAGGAAGCTCCGCTGATTCATATGTATGATGGTAATGTAGATCAAGCATATGCCGGTCGAGCTGTTGATGAAAATTTGGCATCTCTCATCTCTACTGATTTGACAGAATTAATGTCCAAGTCAGCCTTGGAGTCATGGCTTGATGAGGCTCCTGCTGCACCACTTGTTGTTCAAGATTCGGTACAGACATCATGTGCAAGGGTTTCTTTTACCACTCGCAGCTTTGAGAGAAAACCTAAATTGCATAGGTTGTTAGATCCATCGGCTAGTGATGCCTTGAGTGTTCTATATGCCTTCTCATCTGAGGTTTCACCCAAATCACACTTGCTAGTATGTGTAGACTTGTTTGTCGAGAATGTTACAACAGAACAATTAGCAGATATAACCATTAAATCTGAAGAGGCTTCTGGTAGCAAGGGTGGCATGGACCAAACATCAGAAGGATCCGCAAA CATACCAACTCTTGTCCCTGTTGAAGAGATACAGTCACTGGCTCCTGAACAGACAGCTAAGATGCTTCTTCAGGTTCACTTTCATCACCATCTATTGCCCTTGAAGTTGTCTGTCCTTTGCAATGGGAAAAGGCATCCAGCCAAACTTCACCCGGACATTGCTTATTTTGTACGACCACTACCCATGGATCTAAATGCTTTTCTATGCAAGGAAAACCAGCTGAGGGGAATGTTTGAGTACGCTAGAAG GTGCACCTTCAAAGATCATCTTCAGAAGCACGAGCAGACCGAAGAGAGTACAGACCACAACACCGACAAAAACCTTCTAGTAGCCCAAACTCTCGCATCGAAAGTACTCAGCAACGCCAATGTTCACCTAGTGTCAATGGATATGCCCGTGACCTTCAGCATCGACGACGCCTCCGGCTTGTGCTGGCGATTCAGCAGCGAGATCCTGAGCACTTCGAACCCCTGCCTGATCACCATCGTGGCGGACGGGCATACCTCGGAACCACTGGATCTCACCGTCAAGGTGAACTCTGAAGACACGGCGTTCGGACTGAACCTCATGAACAGAATCGTGGCGATCATAGAGTGA